A DNA window from Maribellus comscasis contains the following coding sequences:
- a CDS encoding acyltransferase family protein, with protein MTNKNTRTEPQKRLHSLDALRGFDMFWITGGGVLAIAVSQMTGAAWLEEQMEHVPWEGFHFYDLIFPLFMFISGVAIPFAVKSKLEKNVPKKKLFRKVFKRLVILILLGILYNGTFRDGFEGGRIASVLGQIGIAYFFASLIVIYFESFKSRLIWLGGILAGIGIIQLLIPVPGFGAGVLSPEGCINGFIDRHLLPGKLYRETFDPEGLLCSFSATAVTLMGTIAGNILRKKSTTDWQKIGYMTGAGVSGIILALILSTFYPIIKSCWTSTFNLLTGGIGFLLLTLFYLVIDHWGFKSWAFYFRIIGMNSIFIYLFTRIVDFRRITEFFIGWLTKPMGEEAGGLFSLLGGLALLWLLLYYMYKKKIFLRV; from the coding sequence ATGACAAATAAAAATACACGCACAGAGCCTCAGAAACGACTGCATTCACTTGATGCCCTGCGTGGTTTTGATATGTTCTGGATTACAGGGGGAGGAGTACTTGCAATTGCTGTTTCGCAAATGACGGGTGCGGCATGGCTGGAAGAGCAGATGGAACATGTCCCCTGGGAGGGATTTCATTTTTATGACTTAATTTTTCCGCTTTTTATGTTTATTTCCGGTGTTGCGATTCCCTTTGCTGTAAAATCGAAACTGGAAAAAAATGTACCCAAAAAAAAGTTATTCAGAAAAGTATTTAAACGATTAGTCATTCTTATTCTTTTAGGAATATTGTACAACGGAACTTTCAGAGATGGTTTTGAAGGCGGGAGAATTGCCAGTGTCCTTGGCCAAATCGGGATAGCTTATTTTTTTGCTTCATTAATAGTTATTTATTTTGAATCGTTCAAAAGCCGGCTGATTTGGCTTGGCGGAATACTTGCAGGGATCGGGATTATTCAGTTGCTTATTCCGGTCCCGGGTTTTGGAGCCGGGGTACTAAGCCCCGAAGGTTGTATAAACGGATTCATCGACAGACACCTCCTTCCGGGGAAATTGTACAGAGAGACATTTGACCCTGAAGGACTGTTATGCAGTTTCTCCGCAACCGCTGTAACTCTAATGGGAACAATTGCCGGAAATATTCTTAGGAAAAAGAGTACCACTGACTGGCAAAAAATTGGCTACATGACAGGCGCGGGAGTTTCAGGCATCATTCTCGCCCTGATTCTTTCGACTTTCTACCCCATTATTAAAAGCTGCTGGACATCGACTTTTAATCTACTTACCGGCGGAATTGGTTTTTTATTGCTGACACTATTTTATCTGGTTATCGACCACTGGGGATTTAAAAGCTGGGCATTTTATTTCCGGATAATTGGGATGAATTCTATATTTATTTATTTGTTTACGCGGATTGTGGATTTCAGAAGAATTACTGAATTTTTCATTGGATGGCTGACCAAACCTATGGGTGAAGAAGCCGGCGGGCTATTTTCTCTTCTTGGCGGATTGGCATTGCTTTGGTTGCTGTTATACTACATGTATAAGAAAAAAATATTTCTTCGGGTGTAA
- the panB gene encoding 3-methyl-2-oxobutanoate hydroxymethyltransferase, with amino-acid sequence MSVHSEIRKVTTHRLSEMKLRGEKISMLTAYDYSMAQLVDEAGIDVILVGDSASNVMAGNETTLPITLDQMIYHGTSVVKAVQRALVVVDLPFGTYQGNSREALSSAIRIMKETAADAVKLEGGKEVLESVNRILSAGIPIMGHLGLMPQSIHKFGTYTVRAKEEAEAEKLISDAKLLEDAGCFAIVLEKIPAKLGKLVAEEVKIPVIGIGAGGGVDGQVLVIHDLLGITQQFSPRFLRRYHNLAAEIKGAVGNYITDVKSQDFPNEKEQY; translated from the coding sequence ATGTCAGTACATAGTGAAATTAGAAAAGTAACCACACATCGTTTGTCGGAAATGAAATTGCGTGGTGAAAAAATATCGATGCTAACGGCCTACGATTACAGTATGGCTCAGTTAGTCGACGAAGCCGGTATTGATGTAATTTTGGTTGGCGACTCAGCATCAAATGTGATGGCGGGAAACGAAACTACTTTGCCCATTACCCTTGACCAAATGATTTACCACGGAACGTCGGTAGTAAAAGCCGTTCAGCGTGCTCTGGTTGTGGTCGATCTTCCTTTTGGCACTTACCAGGGAAATTCGCGCGAAGCGTTGAGCTCTGCCATCAGAATAATGAAAGAAACAGCCGCCGACGCAGTAAAACTGGAAGGTGGGAAGGAAGTTCTTGAATCGGTGAACCGCATTCTTTCGGCAGGCATCCCAATTATGGGGCATCTTGGATTAATGCCGCAATCGATTCACAAATTTGGCACTTACACTGTACGGGCAAAAGAAGAGGCCGAAGCTGAGAAACTGATTAGCGACGCAAAATTGCTGGAAGATGCCGGATGTTTTGCTATCGTTTTGGAAAAAATTCCGGCTAAACTCGGGAAACTGGTAGCTGAAGAAGTAAAAATTCCGGTAATTGGAATTGGTGCCGGTGGCGGTGTGGATGGGCAAGTACTTGTAATACATGATTTACTTGGCATTACACAACAATTTTCACCTCGTTTTTTAAGAAGATATCATAACCTCGCGGCTGAAATAAAAGGAGCTGTTGGGAATTACATTACAGATGTTAAGTCACAGGATTTCCCCAACGAAAAAGAGCAGTATTAA
- a CDS encoding RluA family pseudouridine synthase → MVKVVYEDNHIIAINKEIGIAVQSDITGDETLLDIVKAYLKKKYNKPGNVYLGLPHRLDRPTSGLVILAKTSKVLPRLNRLFQTRGQVKKTYWAVADKRPPKYMDTLEHYLTKNQEKNKSFAYNQKRKDTKLASLTYRHVASSDRYHLLEIELHTGRHHQIRVQLKQIKLHIKGDVKYGFPRPNNDKGIHLHARKIEFIHPVKKEPLTIVADPPNDVLWNEFLKMFRDNRFSPVNPV, encoded by the coding sequence GTGGTAAAGGTAGTTTACGAAGACAATCATATTATCGCAATAAATAAGGAAATTGGAATTGCCGTTCAAAGCGACATTACCGGCGACGAAACACTTCTGGACATTGTTAAAGCTTACCTGAAGAAAAAATACAACAAACCTGGCAATGTATATTTGGGTTTGCCCCACAGACTCGACAGACCAACCAGTGGGCTTGTTATTCTGGCAAAAACAAGTAAAGTGTTGCCCCGGTTAAACAGACTTTTCCAAACCAGAGGACAGGTAAAAAAAACATACTGGGCTGTTGCAGACAAAAGGCCTCCCAAATACATGGACACACTGGAACATTACCTCACAAAAAACCAGGAAAAAAACAAAAGTTTCGCCTACAACCAGAAACGAAAAGACACCAAACTTGCAAGCCTTACCTATCGCCATGTGGCAAGTTCCGACAGGTATCATTTATTGGAAATTGAACTACACACGGGCAGACACCATCAAATCAGGGTTCAGCTAAAACAAATTAAACTGCATATAAAAGGCGACGTAAAATACGGATTTCCAAGACCAAACAATGACAAAGGAATTCATTTGCATGCGCGTAAAATTGAATTTATCCATCCGGTAAAAAAAGAACCTTTAACAATTGTTGCCGACCCGCCGAATGATGTTTTATGGAATGAATTTCTGAAAATGTTTCGTGATAATCGGTTTAGTCCAGTGAATCCGGTTTAA